Proteins encoded together in one Xyrauchen texanus isolate HMW12.3.18 chromosome 50, RBS_HiC_50CHRs, whole genome shotgun sequence window:
- the stx6 gene encoding syntaxin-6 isoform X1 — protein MSMEDPFFVVKGEVQKAVNNAQALHQRWTELLQEPGVASKEEVDWTTNELRNSLRSIEWDLEDLDETISIVEANPKKFNLDVMELAKRKAFITSTRQTVKDMKELMASPMAISVSERKNRQTLIGDVGSHGPIWQPVAQSGSGDKYTRLDKELHSANSQFIEEQQTQQQVIAEQQDEQLELVSGTIGVLKNMSQRIGQELDEQAVMLDDFSHEMDSTQSRLDNVMKKLAKVSHMTSDRRQWCAIGILLAILFVVILLFIVL, from the exons ATGTCGATGGAAGATCCGTTTTTTGTGGTGAAAGG AGAGGTGCAGAAAGCTGTGAACAATGCTCAAGCGCTGCATCAAAGATGGACGGAACTGCTACAAGAACCAGGTGTTGCCAGTAAGGAGGAGGTGGACTGGACCACCAATGAACTGCGGAACAGCTTGAGGTCCATTGAATGGGACTTGGAGGACTTGGATGAGACCATC AGTATTGTGGAGGCCAATCCAAAGAAGTTCAATCTTGATGTGATGGAGTTGGCCAAGAGAAAAGCTTTCATCACTAGCACAAGACAGACAGTCAAG GATATGAAAGAACTCATGGCAAGTCCAATGGCAATATCAGTGTCAGAGAGGAAAAATCGACAG ACTTTGATTGGGGATGTTGGGTCTCAtggaccaatctggcaacccgtGGCCCAATCTGGCAGCGGTGATAAGTACACTAGACTGGACAAGGAGCTGCATTCTGCAAACTCCCAGTTCATTGAGGAACAACAGACCCAACAGCAG GTCATAGCAGAACAGCAGGATGAGCAGTTGGAGTTGGTGTCAGGAACCATCGGCGTCTTGAAGAATATGTCGCAAAGAATCGGCCAAGAGCTGGATGAGCAAGCTGT AATGCTGGACGACTTTTCACATGAGATGGACAGCACTCAGTCCAGACTTGATAATGTCATGAAGAAACTGGCTAAAGTTTCTCACATGACCAGCG ATCGACGGCAATGGTGTGCTATCGGCATTCTGCTGGCCATCCTGTTCGTTGTGATCTTACTCTTCATTGTTCTGTGA
- the stx6 gene encoding syntaxin-6 isoform X2 — protein sequence MTEVQKAVNNAQALHQRWTELLQEPGVASKEEVDWTTNELRNSLRSIEWDLEDLDETISIVEANPKKFNLDVMELAKRKAFITSTRQTVKDMKELMASPMAISVSERKNRQTLIGDVGSHGPIWQPVAQSGSGDKYTRLDKELHSANSQFIEEQQTQQQVIAEQQDEQLELVSGTIGVLKNMSQRIGQELDEQAVMLDDFSHEMDSTQSRLDNVMKKLAKVSHMTSDRRQWCAIGILLAILFVVILLFIVL from the exons ATGAC AGAGGTGCAGAAAGCTGTGAACAATGCTCAAGCGCTGCATCAAAGATGGACGGAACTGCTACAAGAACCAGGTGTTGCCAGTAAGGAGGAGGTGGACTGGACCACCAATGAACTGCGGAACAGCTTGAGGTCCATTGAATGGGACTTGGAGGACTTGGATGAGACCATC AGTATTGTGGAGGCCAATCCAAAGAAGTTCAATCTTGATGTGATGGAGTTGGCCAAGAGAAAAGCTTTCATCACTAGCACAAGACAGACAGTCAAG GATATGAAAGAACTCATGGCAAGTCCAATGGCAATATCAGTGTCAGAGAGGAAAAATCGACAG ACTTTGATTGGGGATGTTGGGTCTCAtggaccaatctggcaacccgtGGCCCAATCTGGCAGCGGTGATAAGTACACTAGACTGGACAAGGAGCTGCATTCTGCAAACTCCCAGTTCATTGAGGAACAACAGACCCAACAGCAG GTCATAGCAGAACAGCAGGATGAGCAGTTGGAGTTGGTGTCAGGAACCATCGGCGTCTTGAAGAATATGTCGCAAAGAATCGGCCAAGAGCTGGATGAGCAAGCTGT AATGCTGGACGACTTTTCACATGAGATGGACAGCACTCAGTCCAGACTTGATAATGTCATGAAGAAACTGGCTAAAGTTTCTCACATGACCAGCG ATCGACGGCAATGGTGTGCTATCGGCATTCTGCTGGCCATCCTGTTCGTTGTGATCTTACTCTTCATTGTTCTGTGA
- the ier5 gene encoding immediate early response gene 5 protein, with the protein MEYKVEAHRIMSISLGKIYNSRVQRGGIKLHKNLLVSLVLRSARQVYLSDYYSGSCLNAQNECEGKEWDAIDSEREKFPPSATECDQVESPAEPHPTERRQMEESFEKDHNEEVKPDPGHCTSTLQQEQNRNSSLDSTDNISSETLSVSETISEPKQNQESPLDSTVVESKANGDQCQQPKTHVCSNRKRSADKSRGDSPQKRTKVTSSNTPKNEEGEEMDTSNVSNLITIFGSSFSGLLSKDGAKPEAEAEDSDSGSGQICCDQMLKNLNPWTTAIVAF; encoded by the coding sequence ATGGAATACAAAGTGGAAGCTCACCGGATTATGAGTATTTCCTTAGGGAAAATCTACAACTCTCGTGTCCAACGAGGGGGGATTAAATTGCATAAAAATCTCCTGGTATCGCTGGTTCTTCGGAGCGCTCGTCAGGTGTACCTGAGCGACTATTATAGCGGCTCTTGTCTGAATGCTCAGAACGAATGCGAAGGAAAGGAATGGGACGCTATAGACTCAGAGCGGGAGAAATTCCCGCCCTCCGCAACGGAATGTGACCAAGTAGAGAGCCCTGCGGAACCTCATCCAACTGAACGGCGCCAAATGGAAGAATCTTTTGAGAAAGACCACAATGAAGAGGTTAAACCAGACCCAGGGCATTGTACTTCCACTTTACAACAAGAGCAAAACCGAAACTCCTCTTTGGACTCTACTGACAACATTTCATCTGAAACCCTATCAGTGTCTGAAACCATTAGCGAACCCAAGCAAAACCAGGAGAGTCCCTTGGACAGTACTGTAGTAGAGAGTAAAGCAAACGGTGACCAATGCCAACAACCCAAAACGCATGTTTGTTCAAACAGGAAAAGGAGCGCTGACAAGTCACGCGGTGACTCgcctcaaaaaaggacaaaagttACTTCCTCAAACACACCCAAAAACGAGGAAGGTGAGGAAATGGACACGAGCAACGTGTCCAACCTCATAACAATTTTCGGTTCAAGTTTCTCAGGACTTCTGAGCAAGGATGGCGCCAAACCCGAGGCAGAGGCGGAGGATAGTGACTCTGGGTCAGGGCAAATTTGCTGCGACCAAATGTTGAAAAACCTAAACCCATGGACTACAGCAATAGTGGCTTTCTGA